One Nocardia iowensis DNA window includes the following coding sequences:
- a CDS encoding pyridoxal-dependent decarboxylase codes for MSVPVPGRLRIEKTRRAEEDLLCHLNDLVSDLHAERPYMLGFPVNLDFTFSRLAGLLDVFADNGSYRDDEPDAMERAVVDFMARLANGSPDGVGGYVANNGSEANRFGLDRGCTLLPDAKIYCSEAAHRSIEMCARLMRKKLVVLACDRRGRIDTNALARQCWRDAGHGCVVVANIGTWKTGAIDDVEAIVAAASPTGSVYVHVDASLGGLLMPFTTSQETWGFAVDEVGSVAVSMHQGLGLPMPCAVALGRSDLVAAESVSGGACSGFASVMLWHALASKGEAGLALNASKAFDMAQYAAKKLADVGLRPVLYPDSITVVFTQPADWICRKYHLATEYGRARIITLPHVSKRVIDELCGDVVRNRRFFKGRWANRSNAPGNNGR; via the coding sequence ATGAGCGTTCCAGTCCCCGGCCGACTTCGAATCGAGAAAACTAGGCGTGCAGAGGAGGACTTGCTCTGTCACCTCAATGATCTCGTCTCGGATCTGCACGCCGAGCGGCCATACATGCTCGGTTTTCCAGTGAATCTCGACTTCACATTCAGCAGGTTGGCCGGACTTTTGGATGTCTTCGCCGACAACGGCTCATATCGCGATGATGAGCCCGATGCGATGGAGCGGGCGGTGGTGGACTTCATGGCGCGGCTCGCCAACGGGAGTCCCGACGGGGTGGGCGGGTATGTCGCCAACAATGGCAGCGAAGCCAACCGGTTCGGGCTCGATCGCGGATGTACGCTACTGCCCGATGCCAAAATCTATTGTAGCGAAGCAGCACATCGATCGATAGAGATGTGCGCGCGGTTGATGCGCAAGAAGCTCGTCGTGCTCGCGTGCGACAGAAGAGGACGTATCGACACCAATGCCCTAGCCCGGCAATGCTGGCGGGACGCAGGGCATGGCTGTGTGGTCGTCGCGAACATCGGTACTTGGAAGACCGGAGCGATCGACGATGTCGAGGCCATCGTCGCTGCCGCATCGCCGACGGGGTCGGTCTATGTACATGTCGACGCTTCACTCGGTGGCCTGCTCATGCCTTTCACGACGAGCCAAGAAACTTGGGGTTTCGCGGTGGACGAGGTGGGAAGCGTTGCGGTGAGCATGCATCAGGGGCTCGGCCTGCCCATGCCGTGTGCGGTAGCTCTGGGTCGCTCCGATCTCGTTGCTGCCGAATCGGTTTCGGGCGGCGCCTGCAGCGGGTTCGCCAGTGTAATGCTGTGGCACGCGTTGGCTTCGAAGGGCGAGGCCGGGTTGGCGCTGAACGCGAGCAAGGCGTTCGATATGGCCCAATACGCGGCGAAGAAATTGGCCGACGTCGGTTTGCGTCCAGTGCTGTACCCGGATTCGATCACGGTCGTGTTCACTCAACCCGCCGACTGGATCTGCCGCAAGTACCATTTGGCCACCGAGTACGGCCGGGCCCGGATAATCACCTTGCCGCATGTGAGCAAGCGGGTGATTGATGAACTCTGCGGCGATGTGGTGCGCAACCGCCGATTCTTCAAAGGTCGCTGGGCGAATCGGTCAAATGCGCCGGGGAACAACGGGCGCTGA
- a CDS encoding MoaD/ThiS family protein gives MVEVRYFAAIAEATGRDRELIDLPLGATVADLRYTLAESYGPKLAEMLGYCAYLVGDELTRDPSTELTLRVDVLPPFAGG, from the coding sequence GTGGTTGAAGTCCGCTACTTCGCCGCAATCGCCGAGGCCACCGGCAGAGACCGCGAGCTCATCGATCTCCCGCTCGGCGCCACCGTCGCCGATCTCCGCTACACCCTGGCCGAGTCCTACGGTCCGAAGCTCGCCGAGATGCTCGGCTACTGCGCGTACCTGGTCGGCGACGAACTCACCCGTGACCCGAGCACCGAACTGACTCTCCGAGTGGACGTGCTCCCACCATTTGCTGGCGGGTGA
- a CDS encoding non-ribosomal peptide synthetase: protein MQTPDGKPQQAPGGCWLRRFDKRVAASPDQVALVADGWRLTYHELHDWVGRVCAELTRAGVTKQDAIAVVVPDGRSPYTTAAMLAIWRLGAVYVPMTADQPVERTRAALTTCAVRVAVLEPGELPPHLPDGVETHTLPYPGEADTTAPDLGRYPNPEDVAYIIFTAGSTGTPKCVAVPHRGITAMGDATARALELGPGARMLQFSAATFDASIAEVTSTLGSGATAVFVEHERLTDGASIAEVFVTQNITHAILGPSVLAAIPERQMPQGLRLIVAGEPANAPVIAEWSVRHHIVNSYGPTETTVCATISDPLVDVARHVPIGRAIDGTRLRIVDNEGRDVPAGNVGELWIGGLGVANGYVGLPRESAAAFVDHAQTGERFYRSGDLVWQLPDGQLEFVGRMDRRIKLRGRRIEPGEIEAVAVRHPDVRQCAVVATDAQLVCFVVTAGEVSGGEIRRFLAERLLRYMQPDRVHVLAQMPRTPHGKVDYRSLTASAKQHGRARPAPATMTPIEHLLCGLFAETLDLPRFHPDDSFFDLGGESMLATRLARRIKGEFGVAVTMRMLLDAESPAALAALFSARNQHGE from the coding sequence GTGCAAACTCCTGACGGGAAGCCACAGCAGGCACCAGGTGGATGCTGGTTGCGACGGTTCGACAAACGGGTCGCGGCGTCGCCAGACCAGGTTGCGCTGGTGGCAGACGGTTGGCGGCTGACATACCACGAGCTGCACGACTGGGTCGGCCGCGTTTGCGCTGAACTGACGCGAGCCGGTGTGACCAAGCAGGATGCGATTGCCGTGGTGGTGCCAGACGGTCGCAGTCCGTACACCACGGCCGCAATGCTCGCCATATGGCGACTCGGTGCCGTGTACGTGCCTATGACAGCGGACCAACCGGTCGAGCGAACACGAGCTGCGCTCACGACCTGCGCGGTGCGGGTGGCAGTGCTGGAGCCGGGGGAATTACCGCCGCACCTGCCAGACGGCGTCGAAACGCACACACTGCCGTACCCCGGCGAAGCCGACACTACCGCTCCGGATCTGGGTAGGTATCCGAATCCGGAGGACGTGGCGTACATAATTTTCACCGCCGGATCAACTGGCACGCCCAAGTGCGTCGCGGTGCCGCATCGCGGCATCACCGCCATGGGCGACGCCACCGCCCGGGCGCTGGAGCTCGGCCCCGGCGCACGCATGCTGCAGTTTTCCGCCGCCACTTTCGACGCCTCGATCGCCGAGGTCACCTCGACCCTCGGGTCGGGTGCGACCGCGGTCTTCGTCGAGCACGAGCGGCTCACCGATGGCGCGAGCATCGCAGAAGTCTTTGTCACACAGAACATCACGCACGCGATCCTGGGGCCATCGGTGCTGGCTGCCATTCCGGAACGCCAGATGCCGCAGGGACTACGACTCATCGTCGCCGGCGAGCCGGCCAACGCCCCGGTGATCGCGGAATGGAGCGTGCGCCACCACATCGTGAATTCCTATGGGCCGACCGAAACAACGGTCTGCGCCACCATCAGTGATCCGCTGGTGGACGTCGCGCGCCATGTTCCGATCGGCCGCGCGATCGATGGCACTCGGCTACGCATCGTCGACAACGAGGGCAGAGACGTACCGGCTGGCAATGTCGGCGAGCTGTGGATCGGCGGCCTCGGTGTCGCGAACGGCTATGTCGGCCTGCCCCGGGAGTCCGCGGCCGCGTTCGTCGACCATGCGCAGACCGGCGAACGGTTCTACCGCTCGGGAGATCTGGTATGGCAGCTGCCCGATGGGCAGCTCGAGTTCGTCGGCCGGATGGACCGGCGAATCAAACTGCGGGGCAGGCGGATCGAACCAGGCGAGATCGAAGCCGTCGCGGTCCGCCATCCAGATGTCCGCCAGTGTGCCGTGGTCGCGACCGACGCTCAGCTGGTGTGCTTCGTCGTGACCGCGGGTGAGGTCAGCGGGGGCGAGATTCGTCGCTTCCTGGCGGAGCGCCTACTCCGCTATATGCAGCCCGACCGCGTACACGTGCTTGCCCAGATGCCACGCACACCACACGGCAAAGTCGACTATCGCTCCTTGACAGCCTCAGCAAAACAGCACGGCAGGGCCCGACCGGCACCGGCCACGATGACGCCGATCGAACATTTGCTGTGCGGCCTATTCGCGGAGACCCTCGACCTACCCCGATTTCATCCCGATGACAGCTTTTTCGATCTCGGCGGCGAATCGATGCTCGCGACCCGGCTGGCCCGGCGGATCAAGGGTGAATTCGGAGTAGCCGTGACGATGCGCATGCTGCTCGACGCGGAATCGCCTGCCGCGCTTGCAGCCCTTTTCTCGGCGCGGAACCAACATGGTGAATGA
- the moaA gene encoding GTP 3',8-cyclase MoaA translates to MTLVEMGIPAVRAGLPSLDGRPDTPFLVDRFGRVARDLRVSITEKCSLRCTYCMPEEGLPQIPRAERLTVAEIVRLISLAVRELGVREVRFTGGDPLMRRDLEQIIAGCHERLPDTPLAMTTNGVGLEHRAKGLAEAGLNRVNVSLDTIDRAAFAMLTRRDRRDSVLAGIRAARLAGLAPIKVNAVLMRQTLSGATDLLGWCIAEDCRLRFIEEMPLDAGREWARASMVTAAELLDVLGTRFTLTAIERSDPTSPDETWLVDGGPATVGIIASVTRNFCADCDRTRLTAEGRLRSCLFSDEEFDLRDAMRGGASDDELATIWRASMWQKWAGHGINAADFVPPQRTMGAIGG, encoded by the coding sequence ATGACGCTAGTCGAGATGGGAATCCCTGCCGTACGAGCTGGGCTGCCCTCGCTCGACGGCCGCCCCGACACTCCGTTCTTGGTCGACCGCTTCGGGCGAGTGGCACGCGATCTGCGTGTGTCGATCACCGAGAAGTGTTCGCTCCGATGTACCTACTGCATGCCAGAGGAGGGTTTGCCGCAGATTCCGCGCGCCGAACGGTTGACGGTGGCCGAGATCGTCCGATTGATCAGCCTAGCTGTGCGCGAGCTCGGCGTGCGAGAAGTCCGATTCACCGGCGGCGACCCGCTGATGCGTCGCGACCTCGAGCAGATCATCGCGGGCTGCCACGAGCGGCTGCCCGACACACCGCTGGCCATGACGACCAACGGCGTTGGCCTGGAACATCGTGCGAAAGGACTGGCGGAGGCAGGTTTGAACCGGGTGAATGTCTCGCTCGACACCATCGATCGCGCGGCTTTCGCCATGCTCACCCGCCGCGACAGGCGCGACTCTGTGCTGGCCGGTATCCGGGCCGCGCGGCTCGCCGGCCTGGCCCCAATCAAGGTGAACGCGGTTCTGATGCGGCAAACCCTTTCCGGTGCAACGGATCTGCTGGGATGGTGTATCGCTGAGGACTGCCGGTTGCGCTTCATCGAAGAGATGCCGCTCGATGCCGGCCGCGAATGGGCCCGCGCCAGTATGGTCACCGCCGCCGAATTGCTCGATGTCCTCGGCACCCGCTTCACGCTCACCGCCATCGAGCGCTCCGATCCGACATCGCCCGACGAGACATGGCTCGTCGACGGTGGACCCGCCACCGTCGGCATCATCGCATCGGTGACCCGCAATTTCTGTGCCGACTGTGACCGCACTCGGCTCACCGCCGAAGGCAGGCTGCGCTCCTGTCTGTTCAGCGACGAAGAATTCGACCTGCGCGATGCCATGCGCGGGGGTGCTTCCGACGACGAACTCGCCACGATCTGGCGGGCATCCATGTGGCAAAAATGGGCGGGCCATGGCATCAACGCCGCGGATTTCGTTCCACCACAACGCACGATGGGAGCCATCGGTGGTTGA
- a CDS encoding putative bifunctional diguanylate cyclase/phosphodiesterase: protein MSYTSVSTRLPRSASQPREQRLADASPRSECESGWPIGSSAGSAQPWNKRARRPLRQIRPFPQGNTPGDVDPFPMLGLANPKAIAQIPKIKPYGVGSQGNSRFRNLHANPPERWAAVLDTGSRDRIVPMSSSDVRAFLAELAEKLEAAVEGMDPADRVAELGAELADSHFAGDEVLGRSIAVLNAHLAAAGKAPSRVAELMNAFTTGYLRTFRDWLLDEQESVRAADIAARRKVEEQLRASEARLRAVFSQAGVGTGLSDMTGRIIEVNNAFASMLGYRPEEVFEMSVTDLTHPEDLPGMWDTYAALLRGQDDHVQQEKAYRHRDGHTVWTNINVSLIRDDYGQPQYTLMLVEDISDRRALRERLHYRAHHDQLTGLANRSRFFDVLAGALADPNARVGLCYVDLDHFKVVNDTFGHMVGDELLVQAAARLRACLTGPDQLVARMGGDEFVILLPHSGGAQKLRRLAAAVLRTFHRPFEIHNHRLSVSVSIGVMEEHVSRTNATELLQAADTTMYWAKTAGRDRYAMFDAARGRREHTRAELTAAMPVALSRGEFVVDYQPIVSLGDGRMVAVEALVRWQHPDLGILAPARFIDLAEDNGHIRTLGAHVLERACRCSRRWHDEYSDLTPIVSVNVSAVEVADPDWLQRVRQIIADTDVDPSWLQLELTERALMQTTGRPLRALHQLAETGVHIAIDDFGTGYSNLAYLSQLPLDVVKLAGPFIHHIRDDGTARRADMLILEAIIKLAHALRLSVTAEYVETRHQVEVLRDLGSDTAQGKYFYDPVSADKLASLLATAEPG from the coding sequence GTGTCCTATACCAGTGTTTCAACCCGATTGCCTCGGAGCGCTTCTCAGCCGCGGGAACAGCGGTTAGCTGACGCATCTCCTCGTTCGGAGTGCGAATCTGGTTGGCCTATCGGATCATCCGCAGGGTCGGCACAGCCTTGGAACAAGCGGGCCCGTCGACCCTTACGTCAAATCCGACCTTTTCCACAGGGGAATACTCCCGGTGATGTTGATCCCTTCCCAATGCTGGGGCTAGCAAATCCCAAGGCCATTGCCCAAATACCTAAAATCAAGCCTTATGGTGTGGGAAGCCAGGGGAATTCACGATTCAGGAATCTCCATGCCAACCCACCTGAACGGTGGGCCGCCGTCCTCGACACCGGGTCTCGCGACCGCATTGTGCCCATGAGCTCCAGCGATGTGCGCGCGTTCCTGGCCGAGCTGGCGGAGAAACTGGAGGCGGCAGTCGAAGGCATGGATCCGGCAGATCGGGTCGCCGAGCTCGGCGCGGAACTGGCCGACTCGCATTTTGCCGGTGATGAGGTGCTCGGGCGCAGTATAGCCGTTCTGAATGCGCATCTCGCAGCGGCGGGCAAGGCGCCGTCGCGCGTGGCCGAGTTGATGAATGCCTTCACGACGGGCTATCTACGCACTTTCCGGGACTGGCTGCTCGACGAACAGGAGAGCGTCCGGGCTGCCGATATCGCTGCCCGACGCAAGGTGGAGGAGCAACTACGCGCCAGCGAGGCTCGTTTGCGGGCCGTGTTCTCCCAAGCCGGCGTAGGCACCGGACTTTCGGACATGACGGGGCGGATCATCGAGGTCAACAACGCGTTCGCCAGCATGCTCGGCTACCGGCCCGAGGAAGTGTTCGAGATGTCGGTCACCGATCTTACGCATCCCGAAGACCTTCCGGGCATGTGGGATACATATGCGGCGCTGCTGCGCGGCCAGGACGACCACGTACAACAGGAGAAGGCGTACCGGCACCGCGACGGCCATACGGTGTGGACCAACATCAACGTTTCTCTCATCCGCGACGACTACGGGCAACCGCAATACACGCTCATGCTGGTGGAGGACATCTCCGACCGCCGCGCGCTGCGCGAACGACTGCATTACCGCGCGCATCACGATCAGCTGACCGGTCTGGCGAACCGCTCCCGGTTCTTCGACGTGCTCGCCGGTGCACTCGCCGATCCCAACGCCCGGGTCGGTCTCTGCTACGTCGACCTCGACCACTTCAAGGTCGTCAACGACACCTTCGGCCACATGGTCGGCGACGAACTACTGGTGCAGGCTGCGGCCCGCCTACGCGCCTGTCTCACCGGACCCGACCAACTGGTGGCACGAATGGGCGGCGACGAATTCGTCATCCTCCTCCCGCATTCCGGCGGTGCCCAAAAACTGCGCCGCCTGGCTGCAGCCGTACTCCGAACATTCCACCGGCCCTTCGAAATTCACAACCATCGCCTGTCCGTGTCAGTCAGCATCGGCGTGATGGAGGAGCACGTATCGCGCACCAACGCGACTGAACTGCTCCAGGCTGCCGATACCACCATGTACTGGGCTAAAACCGCCGGACGCGACCGCTACGCGATGTTCGACGCCGCTCGTGGCCGACGCGAGCACACCCGGGCCGAGCTGACGGCTGCGATGCCCGTCGCCCTCAGCCGCGGGGAGTTCGTTGTCGACTACCAGCCAATCGTCTCGCTCGGCGACGGCCGGATGGTCGCTGTCGAGGCGCTCGTCCGCTGGCAGCACCCGGATCTCGGAATCCTGGCACCCGCGCGGTTCATCGATCTTGCCGAAGACAACGGGCACATCCGAACGCTTGGTGCCCACGTCCTGGAGCGCGCCTGTCGGTGCAGCAGGCGTTGGCACGACGAGTACTCCGACCTGACGCCGATCGTCAGCGTCAATGTTTCCGCTGTCGAAGTAGCCGACCCCGATTGGCTGCAACGCGTGCGGCAGATCATCGCCGACACTGACGTAGACCCGAGCTGGCTGCAATTGGAGCTGACCGAACGGGCCTTGATGCAAACCACCGGTCGGCCACTGCGAGCGCTGCACCAACTCGCCGAGACCGGCGTCCACATCGCCATCGACGACTTCGGCACCGGCTACTCCAATTTGGCTTACCTCAGCCAGCTACCCCTCGACGTGGTCAAACTCGCCGGTCCGTTCATCCATCACATCCGCGACGACGGCACCGCAAGGCGCGCAGACATGCTCATCCTAGAGGCGATCATCAAACTGGCACACGCACTCCGCTTGAGCGTTACCGCCGAATACGTCGAAACTCGCCACCAAGTCGAAGTGCTTCGCGACCTCGGCTCCGACACCGCCCAGGGCAAGTACTTCTACGATCCGGTATCCGCGGATAAGTTGGCGTCCCTGCTCGCCACCGCTGAGCCCGGGTAG
- a CDS encoding MerR family transcriptional regulator, which translates to MAGDAEYTIDELARVAETTVRSVRVYHERGLLPSPEVRGRIGYYGADHLHRLQTISRLLSRGMQLNGIRELLDAWDRGDGLATVLGVPEPEPPVPVEVANAPTPAAEPVVPAPASFPATSRPIDWSTTPRCADLAARLVDTGLAAEDARRLLERLRADCDRIADEYSSPLFWSLARQAYERSDRAPEAEARLETDLAIARLIVTRAAAELIDQAFGRYAEPTA; encoded by the coding sequence GCCGAGACGACAGTGCGGAGCGTCCGCGTCTACCACGAACGCGGGCTGCTCCCCTCGCCCGAAGTGCGCGGGCGGATCGGCTACTACGGGGCCGACCATCTGCATCGGCTCCAGACGATCAGCCGCCTGCTCAGCCGGGGCATGCAGCTGAACGGGATTCGGGAACTGCTCGATGCCTGGGACCGCGGCGATGGCTTGGCCACGGTTCTCGGTGTCCCGGAGCCGGAACCACCCGTCCCCGTAGAGGTCGCAAACGCACCAACCCCCGCCGCCGAGCCGGTGGTCCCAGCCCCAGCGAGCTTCCCGGCTACGTCACGCCCCATAGACTGGAGCACCACCCCGCGTTGTGCCGACCTGGCCGCTCGGCTAGTCGACACAGGACTCGCGGCCGAGGACGCGCGCCGACTGCTCGAGCGACTACGTGCGGATTGTGACCGCATCGCCGACGAGTACAGTTCCCCACTGTTCTGGAGCCTAGCCAGGCAGGCCTACGAGCGCTCGGACCGCGCTCCTGAGGCAGAGGCCAGGCTCGAGACCGACCTGGCTATAGCCCGGCTGATCGTCACCAGAGCCGCGGCCGAGCTGATCGACCAGGCCTTTGGGCGCTACGCAGAACCAACCGCGTGA
- a CDS encoding cytochrome P450 — MIALDLDLTEPLVHARADMAEFWRIQRRHRPIFWQPGTAAASGFWVVCGYHAAAGIYRDHVRFTSQRGNVLLTLLAGGDSAAGDMLAVTDPPRHTVLRRLLTPALSRKALCALANPIRDRTRRLLSDRVGTGPFDFAREVASRILIYTICDLLGIAERDHELLVTLTKQALGSEDAAQPRIDAMAARQEILLCLLELVQEQRRQPAGGLVSALIAETFEGAPLTDDQIVTNCYSMILGGDETSRLILTNTAQAFVADPSLWDAFGEVTDLPTAVEEILRCFAPTMHFGRVARTDVELPGADIAAGDIVTLWNISANRDESRFPSPDTVRFDRKPNPHLSFGFGPHHCVGAHLARLEIGIVLDELRGVTRVIRPAGTPRPLYSNFLHGYATLPIELA; from the coding sequence GTGATCGCACTGGACCTGGATCTCACCGAGCCTCTGGTTCACGCGCGCGCCGATATGGCAGAGTTCTGGCGCATCCAGCGGCGGCACCGGCCGATCTTCTGGCAGCCGGGTACGGCCGCCGCCTCAGGCTTCTGGGTTGTTTGCGGCTACCATGCAGCGGCGGGCATCTACCGCGATCATGTTCGGTTCACCTCTCAACGAGGAAACGTACTGCTCACGCTGCTTGCGGGCGGAGACAGCGCGGCTGGCGACATGCTCGCGGTCACCGACCCGCCGAGGCACACCGTGCTGCGTCGGCTGCTGACTCCAGCGCTGTCACGGAAGGCCTTGTGCGCTCTAGCCAATCCCATTCGCGACCGCACCCGGCGACTGTTGTCCGACCGTGTCGGTACCGGCCCCTTCGACTTCGCCCGCGAGGTCGCTTCCCGCATCCTGATATACACGATCTGCGATCTGCTCGGCATAGCCGAGCGCGACCACGAATTGCTCGTCACGCTCACCAAGCAGGCCCTCGGCTCCGAAGACGCGGCGCAGCCGCGGATCGACGCCATGGCCGCACGCCAAGAGATCTTGCTCTGCTTGCTCGAACTCGTGCAAGAACAGCGACGTCAACCCGCAGGGGGTCTCGTTTCGGCGCTGATCGCCGAAACCTTCGAGGGTGCGCCCCTTACCGACGACCAGATCGTCACCAATTGCTACAGCATGATTTTGGGCGGTGACGAAACGAGCCGACTAATCCTGACCAACACAGCACAGGCATTCGTCGCCGACCCGAGCCTGTGGGATGCCTTCGGTGAGGTCACCGATCTCCCCACCGCGGTCGAGGAGATCCTCCGATGCTTCGCCCCGACAATGCATTTCGGACGCGTTGCGCGCACCGACGTCGAACTGCCCGGCGCCGACATCGCGGCGGGCGACATTGTCACTCTGTGGAACATCTCCGCCAACCGCGACGAATCCCGCTTCCCCAGCCCGGATACGGTCCGGTTCGACCGAAAGCCCAACCCGCACTTGTCCTTCGGGTTCGGGCCACACCACTGCGTCGGCGCCCACCTGGCCCGGCTCGAGATCGGCATAGTCCTGGACGAACTGCGTGGCGTGACCCGCGTCATCAGACCCGCTGGCACACCTCGACCGTTGTACTCGAACTTCCTGCACGGCTATGCGACGCTGCCGATCGAGCTCGCATGA